One segment of Thermus tengchongensis DNA contains the following:
- the fumC gene encoding class II fumarate hydratase — protein sequence MEYRIERDTMGEVKVPADRYWGAQTQRSLEHFKIGAWRFRMPLEVIRAYGMLKKAAARANLELGELPEEIARAIIQAAEEVIQGKLDDHFPLVVFQTGSGTQTNMNVNEVIANRASELLGKPLGSKYVHPNDHVNRGQSSNDTFPTAMYVAVALALHQRLYPAAEALIATFEEKAKAFDGIVKVGRTHLMDAVPITLGQEVGSWAAQLKNTLAMVKEAGKGLYNLAIGGTAVGTGLNAHPRFGERVAHYLAEETGLPFKVAENRFAALAAHDELVQVMGSLRTLAGALMKIGNDIRWLASGPYGGIGEIFIPANEPGSSIMPGKVNPTQVEALTMVVVRVFGNDHAVAFAGSQGNFQLNVFKPVMVDAALESIKLLADAMESFNEHLAKGIEPNLERIEEHLQKNPMLATALNKAIGYDKAAEIVKKAIKEKKTLKQAALELGYLTEEEFDRIVVPVKLAKPHEA from the coding sequence ATGGAATACCGGATCGAGCGGGACACCATGGGCGAGGTCAAGGTACCGGCGGACCGCTACTGGGGAGCCCAGACCCAACGCTCCCTCGAGCACTTCAAGATCGGCGCCTGGCGCTTCCGGATGCCCTTGGAGGTGATCCGCGCCTACGGCATGCTGAAGAAAGCGGCGGCCAGAGCTAACCTGGAGCTGGGTGAGCTTCCAGAGGAAATCGCCCGGGCCATCATCCAGGCGGCGGAGGAGGTCATCCAGGGCAAGCTGGACGACCACTTCCCCCTGGTGGTCTTCCAGACGGGAAGCGGCACCCAGACCAACATGAACGTGAACGAGGTCATCGCCAACCGAGCCTCGGAGCTTTTGGGGAAGCCCCTGGGCTCCAAGTACGTTCACCCCAACGACCACGTGAACCGGGGTCAGAGCAGCAACGATACCTTCCCCACCGCCATGTACGTGGCCGTGGCTTTGGCCCTCCACCAAAGGCTTTACCCGGCGGCGGAGGCCCTCATCGCCACTTTCGAGGAAAAGGCCAAGGCCTTCGACGGCATCGTGAAGGTGGGGCGCACCCACCTGATGGACGCCGTACCCATCACCCTGGGGCAGGAGGTGGGAAGCTGGGCGGCCCAGCTTAAGAACACCCTGGCCATGGTCAAGGAGGCGGGAAAAGGGCTTTATAACTTGGCCATCGGCGGCACGGCGGTGGGCACGGGCCTGAACGCCCACCCCCGGTTCGGGGAACGGGTGGCCCATTACCTGGCCGAGGAAACCGGCCTGCCCTTTAAGGTGGCGGAGAACCGCTTCGCCGCTTTGGCCGCCCACGATGAGCTGGTGCAGGTGATGGGGTCCTTGCGCACCCTGGCCGGGGCCCTGATGAAAATCGGCAACGATATCCGCTGGCTGGCCTCCGGGCCCTATGGGGGCATCGGGGAGATCTTCATCCCCGCCAACGAGCCTGGGTCCTCCATCATGCCCGGCAAGGTGAACCCCACCCAGGTGGAGGCCCTCACCATGGTGGTGGTGCGGGTCTTTGGCAACGACCACGCCGTGGCCTTTGCCGGAAGCCAGGGGAACTTCCAGCTCAACGTCTTCAAGCCGGTGATGGTGGATGCCGCCCTCGAATCCATCAAGCTCCTGGCCGACGCCATGGAATCCTTCAACGAGCATCTGGCCAAGGGGATAGAGCCCAACCTAGAACGGATAGAGGAACACCTCCAGAAAAACCCCATGCTGGCCACCGCCTTGAACAAGGCCATCGGCTACGACAAGGCGGCGGAGATCGTGAAGAAAGCCATCAAGGAAAAGAAGACCTTGAAGCAAGCTGCCTTGGAGCTGGGCTACCTCACGGAGGAGGAGTTTGACCGCATCGTGGTTCCCGTGAAGCTGGCCAAGCCCCATGAGGCCTGA
- the rpmI gene encoding 50S ribosomal protein L35 codes for MPKMKTHKGAKKRVKVTASGKVVAMRTGKRHLNWQKSGKEIRQKGRKFALAKPEAERVKLLLPYE; via the coding sequence ATGCCGAAGATGAAGACCCATAAGGGCGCCAAGAAGCGGGTCAAGGTGACCGCTTCGGGCAAGGTGGTGGCCATGCGGACCGGCAAGCGGCACCTCAACTGGCAGAAGTCCGGCAAGGAGATCCGCCAAAAGGGGCGGAAGTTTGCCTTGGCCAAGCCAGAGGCGGAGCGGGTGAAGCTTCTCCTGCCCTACGAGTAG
- a CDS encoding glycerol-3-phosphate acyltransferase, translating into MMLLLLPLSFALGALPFGYWLARRRGVDLRTASPYTLGLETALRRSGLGLTLLAFLLDFAKGYLPMALGRGLGLGLEELLALGVAVYLGHLYPLFFRDPWPLRAKGAGVLLGVLAGLPLDPALGLVPVALGLVLYALTGYASLGALGLPLGLLGVMLFGGFGLTERLLALLLFLLALWRYKENLGRILEGTEPKLGSPLPLPSERQVVCAFLIHPLTVEDFWQSPRFRWARPLVRLGLLKQAWIERLAELFRPMKVGEVRGVKTADGREILCHLISAPLLPHQIKAKPDLAVRRAIQGARLAQELGATVVGLGAFWSVVGEKGRRVQEAVPDIEVTNGGAYTAGTVKAAIPGILAHFAQSGKDLRNTTAAVVGANGVVAFGIARQIAPLVGRLILVGRDRERLEKSAESLRKNLERKGQAPEIQVTTEVAAIREADLVFTATSDPNPVIYPEHVKPGAWIYDEGVPPDVHPSVREVPGVRVIPGGVVRLPGRAKATLDLHFGAPDQVPACLAETMILAAEEAFDRKSLGGEVKAENIQFFVERAEALGFKVVE; encoded by the coding sequence ATGATGCTCCTTCTCCTACCCCTTTCCTTCGCCCTGGGCGCCTTGCCCTTTGGGTACTGGCTGGCCAGGCGCCGGGGGGTGGATCTGCGCACGGCAAGCCCCTACACCCTGGGGTTGGAAACCGCCCTGAGGCGGTCGGGGCTGGGGCTTACCCTTCTAGCTTTCCTTTTGGACTTTGCCAAGGGGTATTTACCCATGGCCCTGGGCCGGGGCTTGGGGCTTGGTTTAGAGGAGCTTCTGGCTTTGGGGGTAGCGGTCTATCTGGGCCACCTCTACCCGCTTTTTTTCCGGGACCCCTGGCCCCTCCGGGCCAAGGGGGCGGGGGTGCTTTTGGGGGTCTTGGCGGGCCTTCCCCTGGACCCAGCCCTGGGCCTGGTCCCTGTGGCCTTGGGCCTGGTCCTCTACGCCCTCACGGGCTACGCCTCCTTGGGGGCCTTGGGGCTTCCCCTGGGGCTTCTTGGGGTCATGCTCTTTGGAGGGTTTGGCCTGACCGAGAGGCTCCTCGCCCTCCTCCTCTTCCTCCTTGCCCTCTGGCGCTACAAGGAGAACCTGGGGCGCATCCTGGAGGGCACCGAGCCCAAGCTGGGGAGCCCCTTGCCCCTGCCTTCGGAAAGGCAGGTGGTCTGCGCCTTCCTCATCCATCCCCTCACGGTGGAGGATTTTTGGCAAAGTCCCCGTTTCCGCTGGGCCCGGCCCCTGGTTCGCCTGGGGCTTTTGAAACAGGCCTGGATAGAACGCTTAGCGGAGCTTTTCCGCCCCATGAAGGTGGGTGAGGTGAGGGGGGTTAAGACGGCGGATGGCCGGGAGATCCTCTGCCACCTCATCTCCGCTCCCCTGCTCCCCCACCAGATCAAGGCCAAGCCGGACCTGGCGGTGAGGCGGGCCATCCAGGGGGCGAGGCTCGCCCAGGAACTCGGGGCCACGGTGGTGGGCCTGGGGGCCTTTTGGAGCGTGGTGGGGGAGAAGGGCAGGAGGGTGCAGGAGGCGGTGCCGGATATAGAGGTGACAAACGGGGGGGCCTACACCGCGGGCACCGTCAAAGCGGCCATTCCCGGCATCCTGGCCCACTTTGCCCAAAGCGGCAAGGACCTGAGAAACACCACGGCAGCGGTGGTGGGGGCGAACGGGGTGGTGGCCTTCGGCATCGCCCGGCAGATCGCTCCCTTGGTGGGGCGGCTTATCCTGGTGGGCCGGGACCGGGAGCGCCTGGAGAAGTCGGCGGAAAGCCTTCGGAAGAACCTGGAGCGAAAGGGGCAAGCGCCTGAGATCCAGGTGACCACCGAGGTGGCCGCCATCCGGGAGGCGGACCTGGTCTTCACCGCCACCAGCGATCCGAACCCGGTGATCTACCCTGAGCACGTGAAGCCGGGAGCCTGGATCTACGACGAGGGCGTGCCCCCCGACGTGCATCCCTCGGTTAGAGAGGTACCTGGGGTCAGGGTCATCCCCGGGGGCGTGGTGCGGCTTCCCGGGAGGGCAAAGGCCACCTTAGACCTTCACTTCGGTGCCCCCGACCAGGTGCCTGCCTGCCTGGCGGAAACCATGATCCTGGCGGCGGAGGAAGCCTTTGATCGCAAGAGCCTGGGGGGCGAGGTGAAGGCGGAGAACATCCAGTTCTTCGTGGAGCGGGCGGAGGCCTTGGGGTTTAAGGTGGTGGAGTGA
- a CDS encoding superoxide dismutase: MPYPFTLPELGYPYEALEPHIDAKTMEIHHQKHHGAYVNNLNAALEKYPYLHGAEVEVLLRHLAALPADIQTAVRNNGGGHLNHSLFWELLTPGGAKEPVGELKKAIDEQLGGFAALKEKLTQAAMARFGSGWAWLVKDPFGKLHVISTPNQDNPIMEGFTPIVGIDVWEHAYYLKYQNRRADYLQAIWNVLNWDKAEAFFRRKG; encoded by the coding sequence ATGCCGTATCCGTTTACGCTACCGGAACTGGGTTACCCGTACGAGGCCCTCGAGCCCCACATCGACGCCAAGACCATGGAGATCCACCACCAGAAGCACCACGGGGCCTACGTGAACAACCTGAACGCCGCCCTGGAGAAGTACCCCTACCTGCACGGGGCGGAGGTGGAGGTGCTCCTGCGCCACCTGGCCGCCCTGCCCGCGGACATCCAGACCGCGGTGCGCAACAACGGGGGTGGGCACCTGAACCATAGCCTCTTCTGGGAGCTCCTAACCCCCGGGGGAGCCAAGGAGCCGGTGGGGGAACTTAAGAAGGCCATCGACGAGCAGCTTGGGGGCTTCGCCGCCCTGAAGGAGAAGCTCACCCAGGCGGCCATGGCCCGCTTCGGCTCCGGCTGGGCTTGGCTGGTCAAGGATCCCTTCGGCAAGCTCCACGTCATCTCCACCCCCAACCAGGACAACCCCATCATGGAGGGGTTCACCCCCATCGTGGGCATCGACGTGTGGGAGCACGCCTATTACCTCAAGTACCAAAACCGCCGGGCTGACTACCTCCAGGCCATCTGGAACGTGCTGAACTGGGACAAGGCGGAAGCCTTCTTCCGGCGGAAGGGCTAA
- the rplT gene encoding 50S ribosomal protein L20 translates to MPRAKTGVVRRRRHKKILKLAKGYWGLRSRSFRKARETLFAAGNYAYAHRKRKKRDFRRLWIVRINAACRQHGMNYSSFIHGLKKAGVELDRKVLADLAVREPQAFAELVEKAKAARA, encoded by the coding sequence ATGCCGCGCGCCAAAACCGGAGTCGTTCGCCGCAGGAGGCACAAGAAGATCCTCAAGCTGGCCAAAGGGTATTGGGGGCTCCGCTCCAGAAGCTTCCGCAAGGCCAGGGAAACCCTCTTCGCTGCGGGCAACTACGCCTATGCCCACCGCAAGCGCAAGAAGCGGGATTTCCGCAGGCTTTGGATTGTGCGCATCAATGCCGCTTGCCGCCAGCACGGCATGAACTATTCCAGCTTCATCCACGGCCTGAAGAAGGCGGGGGTGGAGCTGGACCGCAAGGTACTGGCCGATTTGGCAGTGCGGGAGCCCCAGGCCTTTGCCGAGCTGGTGGAGAAGGCCAAGGCGGCCCGCGCCTAG
- a CDS encoding YpdA family putative bacillithiol disulfide reductase, translating to MVDVLIVGAGPVGLAAGIEAKRRGLSHLILERGTVAETIYRFPRQMVFFSESRNIEIGGHPLVSHGPKPTRLEALRYYQQVAEREGLRVLPYTEALRVEGEEGAFRVWARDRKGEKAFAARYVVLATGYFGNPNRLGVPGEELPHVLHRYEEAFPFFGQRVAVVGGSNSAVEVALDLYRGGARVALVHRGKWVRPSVKYWLLPDFENRVKEGSIKAVMEARVKAITPAGLVLERPQGEEFLEADFVLVQIGYRAEDHLLRRAGVRYEGEKPWLSPEWETSRKGLFAIGSSAFGPDTRTVFIENGREHARVAIAAIARRLGS from the coding sequence ATGGTGGACGTGCTCATCGTGGGGGCTGGACCCGTGGGTTTGGCGGCGGGGATAGAGGCCAAGCGCCGAGGCCTGAGCCACCTGATCCTGGAAAGGGGCACGGTGGCGGAAACCATCTACCGTTTTCCCCGGCAGATGGTCTTCTTCTCCGAGTCCCGAAACATCGAGATCGGGGGCCATCCCCTGGTGTCCCATGGGCCCAAGCCCACCCGCCTCGAGGCCCTGCGCTACTACCAGCAGGTGGCGGAAAGGGAGGGGCTGCGGGTGTTGCCCTACACCGAGGCCCTGCGGGTGGAGGGGGAGGAGGGGGCCTTTCGGGTTTGGGCGCGGGACCGCAAGGGGGAAAAGGCCTTCGCCGCCCGATACGTGGTTCTGGCCACGGGCTATTTCGGCAACCCCAACCGCCTGGGGGTGCCGGGGGAGGAGCTGCCTCACGTCCTCCACCGCTACGAGGAAGCCTTCCCCTTCTTCGGGCAGAGGGTGGCGGTGGTGGGGGGGAGCAACTCCGCGGTGGAGGTGGCCTTGGACCTGTACCGGGGCGGGGCCCGGGTGGCCTTGGTCCACCGGGGCAAATGGGTGCGCCCCAGCGTGAAGTACTGGCTTCTTCCCGACTTTGAGAACCGGGTGAAGGAGGGAAGCATAAAGGCGGTGATGGAGGCCAGGGTGAAGGCCATCACCCCCGCGGGTCTGGTGCTGGAAAGGCCCCAAGGGGAGGAGTTTTTGGAGGCCGACTTCGTCCTGGTCCAGATCGGTTACCGGGCGGAAGACCATCTCCTTAGGCGGGCCGGGGTGCGCTACGAGGGGGAGAAACCCTGGCTTTCCCCGGAATGGGAAACCTCCCGCAAGGGGCTTTTCGCCATCGGCTCCAGTGCCTTTGGGCCGGACACCCGCACGGTGTTTATCGAAAACGGCCGGGAGCACGCAAGAGTGGCCATAGCCGCCATTGCCCGCCGCTTGGGCTCTTGA
- the mqnB gene encoding futalosine hydrolase, with product MWLLLSPTVLEAPFLRGEPFSFLGRKGLRGEGFVWLETGIGKVNAALTLAAWASQDPVEKALLFGIAGAYPSSGLLPGDVVLVGEEVEADLGTQEGLKPLGFPALEVGGKAYYNRFPLDPGLTRALARMLGLRVVVGLTRDRVSENPGEAEALASRWGAQVESMEGAAFARACLALGIPGVEVRAISNPAGVRDKGAWRIPLAVRALEGTLAPILGGAFPEGLQG from the coding sequence ATGTGGCTTCTCCTCTCCCCCACGGTCCTCGAGGCCCCCTTCCTCCGGGGCGAACCCTTCTCCTTCCTGGGGAGGAAGGGGCTTAGGGGAGAGGGTTTCGTCTGGCTGGAAACCGGGATCGGCAAGGTGAACGCGGCCCTTACCCTGGCCGCCTGGGCCAGCCAGGATCCTGTGGAGAAGGCCTTGCTTTTCGGCATCGCCGGGGCCTACCCGAGCTCGGGCCTCCTTCCTGGGGATGTGGTCCTGGTGGGGGAGGAGGTGGAGGCGGACCTGGGTACCCAAGAGGGCCTTAAGCCCTTGGGCTTTCCCGCCTTGGAGGTGGGAGGAAAGGCCTACTACAACCGATTTCCCCTGGATCCGGGCCTTACCCGGGCTTTGGCCCGGATGTTGGGCCTCCGGGTGGTGGTGGGGCTCACCCGGGACCGGGTTTCGGAAAACCCGGGGGAGGCGGAGGCCCTGGCCTCGCGCTGGGGGGCCCAGGTGGAGAGCATGGAGGGAGCTGCCTTCGCCCGAGCGTGCCTGGCCCTGGGCATCCCGGGGGTGGAGGTTCGGGCTATTTCCAATCCGGCAGGGGTGCGGGACAAGGGAGCGTGGAGGATTCCCTTGGCGGTGAGGGCTTTGGAGGGAACCTTGGCCCCCATCCTTGGGGGAGCCTTCCCGGAGGGGCTCCAAGGATAA
- a CDS encoding IS481 family transposase yields the protein MQLTTVGKAIWRGARKAQELEMAGAGDPLVQERLRKLKQVEAFRKHGVSWPEIQALVGISRATYHRWRSRLKDEGLKGLLPKPKRPKRLRRKVHWTSELLIATEDLRRQNPTWGRWPIWWSLRKGGFEVSERTVGRILAHLEARGRVERVAAFLARARRGKGRPRPQRPYAQRKPRGYEARAPGDLVQLDTLTVTLGPGEVVKHFSALDLVTRFSLAQVHTRATANLAAGFLSALVTKAPFPIRAVQVDGGSEFMAEFEEACRSLGIRLFVLPPRSPKLNGHVERMQRTFRDEFYTLPLPRGLVRLQAELDAYLAYYNHRRPHMALGGLAPLEFLAKMQAESVPQSQMY from the coding sequence GTGCAGCTTACCACGGTTGGCAAAGCGATCTGGCGAGGAGCGAGGAAGGCCCAGGAGCTGGAGATGGCGGGGGCCGGCGACCCCCTGGTCCAGGAACGGCTGCGCAAGCTCAAGCAGGTGGAGGCGTTCAGGAAGCACGGGGTGAGCTGGCCCGAGATCCAGGCCCTGGTGGGGATCAGCCGGGCCACCTATCACCGCTGGCGGAGCAGGCTCAAGGACGAAGGACTTAAAGGCCTTCTTCCGAAACCCAAACGCCCCAAACGCCTACGGCGGAAGGTGCACTGGACCTCCGAACTCCTCATCGCCACCGAGGACTTGCGGAGACAAAACCCCACCTGGGGCCGCTGGCCCATCTGGTGGAGCTTGAGGAAGGGAGGTTTTGAGGTCAGCGAGCGCACCGTGGGCCGCATCCTCGCCCATCTGGAAGCCAGGGGGCGGGTGGAAAGGGTGGCCGCCTTCCTGGCCCGGGCGAGGCGGGGCAAGGGGAGGCCAAGACCCCAGAGGCCCTACGCCCAGAGGAAGCCCCGGGGATACGAGGCCAGGGCGCCCGGGGACCTGGTGCAATTGGACACCCTCACCGTGACCCTAGGGCCCGGGGAGGTGGTCAAGCACTTCTCGGCCCTGGACCTGGTCACGCGCTTCTCCCTGGCCCAGGTGCACACCAGGGCCACGGCCAACCTGGCGGCGGGATTCCTCTCCGCCCTCGTGACCAAGGCCCCCTTCCCCATCCGGGCCGTCCAGGTGGACGGGGGGAGCGAGTTCATGGCCGAGTTTGAGGAAGCCTGCCGGAGCCTGGGAATCCGGCTCTTTGTGCTGCCCCCACGGAGCCCGAAGCTCAACGGGCACGTGGAGCGGATGCAGCGCACCTTCCGCGACGAGTTTTATACCCTGCCCTTGCCAAGGGGGCTTGTGCGCCTGCAGGCCGAGCTGGACGCTTATCTGGCGTACTACAACCACCGCAGGCCCCACATGGCCCTGGGGGGGCTGGCGCCCCTGGAGTTCTTGGCTAAAATGCAAGCGGAGTCGGTCCCCCAGTCTCAGATGTATTGA
- a CDS encoding enoyl-CoA hydratase/isomerase family protein, with the protein MVQVEGGSILKVFLNDPERRNPLSPGMVEGLMAALEEAEKDPEVRVVVLSGRGKAFSAGADLAFLEKVTEMGAEENYRHSLSLMRLFHRLYTFPKPTVAAVNGPAVAGGAGLATACDLVVMDQEAKLGYTEVKIGFVAALVSVILVRAVGEKVAKDLLLTGRLIGAEEAKALGLVNRVAPPGKALEEAVALAEEVAKNAPTSLRLSKELLLALPGMGLEDGFRLAALANAWVRETGDLKEGIRAFFEKRPPRF; encoded by the coding sequence ATGGTCCAGGTAGAAGGAGGCTCCATCTTAAAGGTGTTCCTGAACGATCCTGAGCGCCGCAACCCCCTCTCCCCAGGAATGGTGGAGGGGCTGATGGCGGCCCTCGAGGAGGCGGAGAAGGACCCCGAGGTCCGGGTGGTGGTCCTTTCGGGCCGGGGAAAGGCCTTCAGCGCCGGGGCGGACCTGGCCTTTTTGGAAAAGGTCACAGAGATGGGCGCTGAGGAAAACTACCGCCACTCCCTCTCCCTCATGCGCCTCTTCCACCGCCTCTACACCTTCCCTAAGCCCACGGTGGCGGCGGTGAACGGCCCGGCGGTGGCGGGAGGAGCGGGCCTGGCCACCGCCTGCGACCTGGTGGTCATGGACCAAGAGGCCAAGCTGGGCTACACCGAGGTAAAGATCGGCTTTGTGGCCGCCCTGGTCTCGGTGATCCTGGTGCGGGCCGTGGGGGAGAAGGTGGCCAAGGACCTTCTCCTCACGGGAAGGCTCATCGGGGCGGAAGAGGCCAAGGCCCTGGGCCTGGTAAACCGGGTGGCCCCTCCAGGGAAGGCGCTTGAGGAGGCGGTGGCCCTGGCGGAGGAGGTGGCCAAGAACGCCCCCACCTCCTTGCGCCTCAGCAAGGAGCTCCTATTGGCCCTCCCGGGAATGGGCCTGGAAGACGGCTTCCGCCTGGCGGCCTTGGCCAACGCCTGGGTGCGGGAAACGGGGGACCTCAAGGAGGGCATCCGGGCCTTCTTTGAGAAGCGGCCCCCTAGGTTCTGA
- a CDS encoding class I SAM-dependent methyltransferase, translated as MFDEDYLYFYETFLHDERNEKEAELIARLLDLGPGADVLDVPCGHGRIAVRLARRGCRVTGLDASPLFLERARQAAAAAGVGVEWVHGDMRALPFGRDFDAVVNWFTSFGYFDDEENRRVLAEFRRVLRPGGRLLIETVHRDRILRSLPPGEPVRFDVVRRGDDLMIDRTGYEPLTGRVQTDRTIVRDGRVRRFAYGLRLYTPVELRDELLRAGFARVELLGDEGGPLTLDSRRLLAVAQA; from the coding sequence GTGTTCGACGAGGATTACCTGTACTTCTACGAGACCTTCTTGCACGACGAGCGCAACGAGAAGGAGGCCGAGCTCATCGCCCGGCTCCTCGACCTCGGTCCGGGGGCGGATGTGCTGGATGTGCCTTGCGGGCACGGCCGCATCGCCGTGCGCCTGGCGCGCCGAGGCTGCCGCGTGACCGGCCTCGACGCCAGCCCGCTGTTCCTGGAGCGGGCCCGCCAGGCCGCGGCGGCCGCGGGCGTCGGCGTCGAGTGGGTCCACGGCGACATGCGGGCCCTGCCGTTCGGGCGAGACTTCGACGCCGTGGTCAACTGGTTCACCTCCTTCGGCTACTTCGACGACGAGGAGAACCGCCGCGTGCTGGCGGAGTTCCGGCGCGTGCTGCGGCCCGGCGGCCGGCTGCTGATCGAGACGGTCCACCGCGACCGGATCCTGCGCAGCCTGCCGCCCGGCGAGCCGGTGCGCTTCGACGTGGTCCGCCGGGGCGACGACCTGATGATCGACCGCACCGGGTACGAACCGCTCACCGGGCGCGTGCAGACCGACCGCACCATCGTCCGGGACGGGCGTGTGCGCCGGTTCGCGTACGGGCTGCGGCTGTATACGCCGGTGGAGCTGCGGGACGAGCTGCTGCGGGCCGGGTTCGCCCGCGTCGAGCTGCTGGGCGACGAGGGCGGACCACTCACGCTCGACAGCCGGCGGCTGCTCGCCGTCGCGCAGGCGTGA
- the infC gene encoding translation initiation factor IF-3 gives MKEYLVNERIRARQVRVIGVDGQQLGIMDTREALRLAQEQDLDLVLVGPTADPPVARIMDYSKWRYEQQVAEKEARKKAKRTEVKSIKFRVKIDDHDYQTKLNHIKRFLAEGHKVKVTIMFRGREMSHPELGERLLERVAEDLKGLAVVEMKPELLGRDMNMLLAPAKVSSA, from the coding sequence ATAAAGGAGTACTTGGTTAACGAACGTATCCGTGCACGGCAGGTGCGGGTGATCGGGGTCGATGGGCAGCAGCTGGGCATCATGGACACCCGGGAGGCCCTGCGCTTGGCCCAGGAACAGGACCTGGACCTGGTGCTGGTGGGTCCCACCGCCGATCCCCCCGTGGCCCGCATCATGGACTACTCCAAGTGGCGCTACGAGCAGCAGGTGGCCGAGAAGGAGGCTCGCAAAAAGGCCAAGCGCACCGAGGTAAAGTCCATCAAGTTCCGGGTCAAGATCGACGACCACGACTATCAGACCAAGCTGAACCATATCAAGCGTTTCCTGGCCGAGGGCCACAAGGTCAAGGTCACCATCATGTTCCGGGGGCGGGAGATGTCCCATCCCGAGCTGGGAGAGAGGCTTCTTGAAAGGGTGGCCGAGGACCTGAAGGGTCTGGCTGTGGTGGAGATGAAGCCGGAGCTCCTGGGTCGGGACATGAACATGCTCCTGGCCCCAGCCAAGGTGTCGTCGGCCTAG
- a CDS encoding COG2426 family protein: MPLELYVILVAALPVVELRGAIPLGVALGLAPGKAFLLALLGNLLVAPLALILLPWAVALATRVPLLARAWEALEARVRLRGEEQVQRLGALGLFLFVAVPLPGTGAWSGAVLAVVLGLKRRYALLAISFGVLAAGLIVFLLTGGAVAGLNYLR, from the coding sequence ATGCCGCTTGAGCTGTACGTGATCCTGGTGGCCGCCCTGCCGGTGGTGGAGCTGCGGGGGGCCATCCCCCTGGGGGTGGCCCTGGGGCTTGCCCCAGGTAAGGCTTTTCTCCTGGCCCTCCTGGGCAACCTCCTGGTGGCCCCCCTGGCCCTCATCCTCCTGCCCTGGGCGGTAGCGTTGGCCACCCGCGTGCCCCTTCTAGCCCGGGCATGGGAGGCCCTCGAGGCCCGGGTGCGCCTCCGGGGAGAGGAGCAGGTGCAGCGCCTAGGAGCCTTGGGCCTTTTCCTCTTTGTGGCCGTGCCCTTGCCGGGTACCGGGGCCTGGAGCGGGGCGGTGTTGGCGGTGGTCTTGGGCCTCAAAAGGCGCTACGCCCTTCTGGCCATCTCCTTTGGGGTCCTGGCGGCAGGGCTCATCGTTTTCCTTCTCACGGGTGGGGCGGTGGCCGGGCTAAACTACCTGCGATGA